The genomic segment GCGAATCCAAGTACACCGAGTACGGCGAAGAGAAGCGCATAAAAATCTCTCTTGAAGAGCTTCATGCTCCCGGCAACCAGGCGCTGCAGCCGAGGTCGACCCACGATTCGAAATTCAATAGCGCGGGCCAAAATGTCGAAGCTGCCGCCTCCTGGTCCGAAGCGAATCAGGAGCATCAACAGCAAGACATAGAGGCCGAAACCAAATACCACAAGCTCACCGACGACCGCGTAGTCTCCACCATAGATTCGATAGAGCCCAATGTGAAGACCAAGGACGAAAAGCAGGTTGGTAGCCATGTCGACAGCCGTGTCGAGGCGTGCACCCCAGTCCGTGCTCATGAATTTGACGCGAGCCAGTTCGCCATCCGTACCGTCCAGAACGGAGAGGATGTGATATGCGACGCAGCCGGCAGCCAGTAGAACAGGGTTCCCGGTGACCAGCATCGCGAGCATCGCTAGTGTTCCAAGGGCCAGCAGCGCCGTGAACTGCGCCGGACGAATCGAGTACGGAATCAACATCCTGGTGAGTCGGGTCGAAATCGGCCGATTCAGATATCGGGAAACCAATCCGTCCGATGCCTTGATCGACTGCTTCACGAGCCATCTCTCCGCCTTTCGCGGCTGCCCGGAGCGTGAAACATCAACGTAGCTGTCGTTGGGCGGAGTCGCTTCGGGAATCTGTCCATTCGGATACAGACGACTGAAGTGGTCCGCCGCCGCCGACAGATCAACATCCTTCAGCAAATGAGAATGCGACCACGGTACTGCCCAGAACAGATTCGGGTAATCCGGGATTCGGATTCGAACGGGCTTGTCCACGCCTTCAAGCGATCGGTTCAGAAACGAATAGAAATCACCATTTACAAGAACACCGGTGTCGATGAAGACCATGTGGTCTCCGTCACCGATACGGCCGAGTGAGCCGGGACTCACGTCCGGGCTGACCTTTCGGATGCGCTGTCGGTGAGACGATCCAGGAACGCTGCCCTGAATTCGGGAGAGACTGTTTGAGTCGAGTTCCGTGCCCAGCGTAATCTCATCAATACCCGCCTGCCTGGCGCTATTAACAAGTCTTGCTATCGGGTGAACGCCGGCTACGTCGGAGGATGCGTTATCCCTGTCGAGAATGACGAGATGAAGCGCCATGTTGGTCCTTACTACTATCTATTGTTGACCCGTCGGGACAAACACTGGCGAGGCAAAAATAGGGATCTGGCTCGCGGTGGGGCTGTCTCGCCGACTACGTCAAGTGCTAGCGTTCCGGAAAACACAATCTCTCGCTACCACTCGGCATAACGATGACCGGGTGAATTATCTCTGTTGGGGTTATAGCCGCCACCGTTACAAACAAAGTAACATCAAGGGAAGCCAGGCGACCGGACAGGTGATACCACGGGCTTTCGG from the Rhodothermales bacterium genome contains:
- a CDS encoding CDP-alcohol phosphatidyltransferase family protein codes for the protein MALHLVILDRDNASSDVAGVHPIARLVNSARQAGIDEITLGTELDSNSLSRIQGSVPGSSHRQRIRKVSPDVSPGSLGRIGDGDHMVFIDTGVLVNGDFYSFLNRSLEGVDKPVRIRIPDYPNLFWAVPWSHSHLLKDVDLSAAADHFSRLYPNGQIPEATPPNDSYVDVSRSGQPRKAERWLVKQSIKASDGLVSRYLNRPISTRLTRMLIPYSIRPAQFTALLALGTLAMLAMLVTGNPVLLAAGCVAYHILSVLDGTDGELARVKFMSTDWGARLDTAVDMATNLLFVLGLHIGLYRIYGGDYAVVGELVVFGFGLYVLLLMLLIRFGPGGGSFDILARAIEFRIVGRPRLQRLVAGSMKLFKRDFYALLFAVLGVLGFARLIPWFLVIGIAGLLTAIVLNASYILRAQAEDILPEHILEHRIV